The following are encoded together in the bacterium genome:
- a CDS encoding carbohydrate ABC transporter permease: MSASRWRWLVVILVGGGALSVFFPLFWMAMTSFKTMPEIQRVPLRILPDHWTNLANYREVFARQPFGRFLLNSALIASVSATSSLVVSSLAGYGFAKFRFPGRDVLFFAIIGILMVPFQSVVVPLYLWVSRLGFLDSYLGLLAPDLVSVFGVFLMRQAIEVVPSDYVDAARIDGSSELGIFWRVILPSVKPALATLVILKFMFTWNELFWPLVVVNSTAMKVVTMGLVSFQNIYFVEYNLLTAAALVSMLPILAIFLFFQKWVVQGVVMSGLKG, from the coding sequence TTGAGCGCGAGCCGCTGGCGGTGGCTCGTGGTGATCCTCGTCGGCGGCGGGGCCCTGAGCGTCTTCTTCCCGCTCTTCTGGATGGCGATGACGTCGTTCAAGACGATGCCTGAGATCCAGCGGGTCCCGCTGCGCATTCTGCCCGACCATTGGACCAATCTCGCGAACTACCGGGAGGTGTTCGCGCGCCAGCCCTTCGGACGGTTCCTCCTGAACAGTGCTCTGATCGCCTCCGTGTCGGCCACGTCGAGCCTGGTGGTGTCGTCGCTCGCCGGCTACGGTTTCGCCAAATTCCGGTTCCCGGGCCGCGATGTCCTCTTCTTCGCGATCATCGGGATCCTCATGGTGCCGTTTCAGTCCGTGGTCGTGCCGCTCTATCTGTGGGTCAGCCGCCTCGGCTTCCTTGACAGTTACCTCGGCCTCCTGGCGCCCGACCTGGTGAGCGTCTTCGGGGTGTTTCTGATGCGACAGGCCATCGAGGTAGTGCCGAGCGACTACGTCGACGCCGCCCGCATCGACGGCTCGAGCGAGCTGGGGATCTTCTGGCGGGTGATCCTGCCCTCGGTGAAGCCGGCCCTGGCGACGCTCGTAATCCTCAAGTTCATGTTCACCTGGAACGAGCTGTTCTGGCCTCTCGTCGTGGTGAACTCGACCGCGATGAAGGTGGTCACGATGGGCCTGGTAAGCTTCCAAAACATCTACTTCGTCGAGTACAACCTGCTCACCGCAGCCGCGCTTGTGAGCATGTTACCGATCTTGGCGATTTTTCTCTTCTTCCAGAAGTGGGTCGTTCAGGGAGTGGTGATGAGCGGGCTCAAAGGGTAA
- a CDS encoding sugar ABC transporter permease: MPWVRLVFARTYMDRQRRAGLLFILPALLYFCLVFVVPLGESVVGSFYRTVPGGASRFVGVRLYERVLTDSTFWQAVRNTVTLLLLSAPATIVLALLVALGLNRLASLRWRSAWAAMYFLPFAVSLVAAALIWQWMYDPVYGFLNYLLTRVGIPPQKWLTSLDQVLPSLAIVNLWVRLGFDTMIFLAALQAIPREYYETAEIDGANRWQSVRHVTLPLLNPQIVMVSILELIFDFKIFDQVYATTQGGPASASETVIMLLYDTAFKYFRLGDASVMAVFVFVSLLLVTLVQWRVLRRQVEY, from the coding sequence ATGCCCTGGGTGCGGTTGGTGTTCGCGCGGACCTATATGGACCGCCAGCGACGCGCAGGCCTCCTGTTCATCCTGCCCGCGCTCCTCTACTTCTGCTTGGTATTCGTCGTGCCGCTGGGAGAGTCGGTCGTCGGGTCCTTCTACCGCACCGTACCCGGCGGGGCCAGCCGCTTCGTAGGGGTCCGGCTCTACGAGCGGGTCCTGACCGACTCGACGTTCTGGCAGGCCGTCCGGAACACGGTAACCCTGCTCCTCCTCTCGGCGCCGGCCACGATCGTGCTGGCCCTGCTGGTCGCCCTCGGCCTGAACCGCCTCGCGAGCCTGCGCTGGCGAAGCGCCTGGGCCGCGATGTACTTCTTGCCGTTCGCGGTCTCCCTGGTGGCGGCCGCCCTGATCTGGCAGTGGATGTACGACCCCGTGTACGGCTTCCTGAACTACCTCCTGACGCGGGTTGGTATCCCACCCCAGAAGTGGCTCACCAGCCTGGACCAGGTGCTGCCCTCCCTGGCGATCGTCAACCTCTGGGTCCGGCTCGGATTCGACACAATGATCTTCCTGGCAGCCCTGCAGGCGATTCCGCGCGAGTACTACGAGACCGCGGAGATCGACGGCGCGAACCGCTGGCAAAGCGTTCGCCACGTGACGCTCCCGCTCCTGAACCCGCAGATCGTGATGGTCTCGATCCTGGAGCTGATCTTCGACTTCAAGATCTTCGATCAGGTCTATGCGACGACGCAGGGCGGACCGGCGAGCGCGAGCGAAACGGTGATCATGCTCCTGTACGATACGGCCTTCAAGTACTTCCGGCTCGGCGACGCCTCGGTGATGGCCGTATTCGTGTTCGTCTCCCTGCTGCTCGTGACCCTGGTGCAATGGCGGGTCCTGCGGCGACAGGTGGAGTATTGA
- a CDS encoding extracellular solute-binding protein, giving the protein MRRGLSVMVVLLVGLLIGTVSTQPAPAQTKKLVYWSLWGDQNPVFVKWYEVKGREFARKAGYEVEAVFVPYLGYEAKYLAALSGRSGAPDFFMGITHQWCGQYDFCEPMPADLTKIWDENLPAYMVPIGKWNGRRYGIPFEHGNFQQMYMNVDMFKKAGLDPDKPPKTLDAWLAAVKKLTIQDPKGGEPTQVGFALRSKGAPVGITDKFLPIAHAFGARMLSPDMTRATGYANSPEMVAALQFYGDLVRKDKVASLALGSPEDAFGQKRAAVIFRESWFFGWLHNNAPDIQFKVAALPCAKTCPGAGALFPWANLVYKNSPNKQAAWEYLRFISNAKDDLEQHKGDGVLPVWTANLESAYVKSRPDYQSTREMLKQPVPPTYFHPKSNELATAFGEAVVGVLFGKGEPKPMLDEAAAKMDRILKE; this is encoded by the coding sequence ATGCGACGCGGTCTCTCGGTGATGGTGGTGCTCTTGGTGGGTCTGCTGATCGGGACGGTTTCAACGCAGCCGGCGCCTGCTCAGACAAAGAAGCTCGTGTACTGGTCGCTGTGGGGGGACCAGAACCCGGTCTTCGTCAAGTGGTACGAGGTCAAGGGGAGGGAGTTTGCCCGCAAGGCTGGTTACGAGGTCGAGGCCGTCTTCGTGCCGTACCTCGGCTACGAAGCCAAGTACTTAGCCGCCCTCAGCGGGAGGAGCGGAGCTCCCGACTTCTTCATGGGGATCACCCACCAGTGGTGCGGCCAGTACGACTTCTGCGAGCCCATGCCTGCCGATCTCACCAAGATCTGGGACGAGAACCTCCCCGCGTACATGGTCCCGATCGGCAAGTGGAATGGACGCCGGTATGGGATCCCCTTCGAGCACGGCAACTTCCAACAGATGTATATGAATGTGGACATGTTCAAGAAGGCCGGGCTGGATCCGGATAAGCCACCCAAGACCCTCGATGCCTGGCTCGCCGCCGTGAAGAAGCTCACGATCCAGGACCCCAAGGGGGGAGAACCCACGCAGGTGGGCTTCGCCCTGCGGAGCAAAGGGGCGCCGGTCGGCATCACTGACAAGTTCCTCCCGATCGCACATGCCTTCGGGGCCCGGATGCTCTCGCCAGACATGACGAGGGCGACCGGCTACGCCAACAGCCCGGAGATGGTCGCCGCCCTCCAGTTCTACGGCGACCTCGTCCGTAAGGATAAAGTGGCGAGCCTGGCGCTGGGCAGCCCGGAGGACGCCTTCGGGCAGAAGCGGGCTGCAGTCATCTTTCGCGAGTCGTGGTTCTTTGGGTGGCTCCATAATAACGCGCCGGACATCCAGTTCAAAGTCGCCGCGTTGCCGTGTGCCAAGACCTGCCCGGGGGCGGGGGCTCTTTTCCCATGGGCGAACCTAGTTTACAAGAACAGCCCGAACAAGCAGGCGGCCTGGGAGTACCTCCGCTTCATTTCGAATGCCAAGGATGATCTCGAGCAGCATAAGGGGGACGGGGTCCTCCCAGTCTGGACCGCAAACCTTGAGTCTGCGTACGTGAAGTCGAGGCCCGACTATCAGTCGACACGGGAGATGCTCAAGCAGCCGGTGCCACCGACCTATTTCCACCCCAAGTCGAATGAACTTGCCACGGCGTTCGGCGAGGCCGTCGTCGGCGTCCTCTTCGGGAAGGGGGAGCCCAAGCCTATGCTCGATGAAGCCGCGGCGAAAATGGACCGGATCCTGAAGGAATAG